The sequence below is a genomic window from Rudanella lutea DSM 19387.
TCACCGTGGCCGTGGTAGCACCCTTCAAACTTGATGATTTTGTCGCGGCCCGTAAATCCACGCGCCACCCGAATAGCAGCCATGGTAGCTTCGGTGCCCGAATTCACCATCCGTACCTTTTCGACCGACGGCACCATCGACACAATCAATTCGGCCATTTCGACCTCTTTACGGGTGGGCGCCCCAAACGAAAAAGAATGCCCGATGGCGTCGCGGACGGCTTTCTCGACCGGCTCAAACGCGTGCCCCAGTACCATAGGGCCCCAGGAGTTGATAAGTTCTATGTACCGACGGTCATCTTCGTCGTAGATGTACGGACCCTTTGCCGATTTGATAAATAGCGGGTGGCCACCTACGGCCCGAAATGCCCGCACCGGCGAGTTGACCCCACCCGGAATTACGGTTTTAGCCTGTTCAAAAAGTTGTTCGCTCGTTGTCATAAAGAGTGAATGAGTGAAAGAGCGAATGAGTGAAAGCGTGAGATTGAATCCAACAATTCATTCGCTCTTTCACTCTTTCGCTCTCTCGCTAATTAATTTTCGTAAATCGGCCCCCAACGTATTTGACGATGGGGACAATCTGGTTTTCGTTGTTCCTGGTGTAGTCGAAACCCGACATCACATAATCTTCGCCGGACTCGGTGCGCAGAGTAGCCCAGTTTTTGAGCGGAAGCCCCCGCCGGGCAATCTGCCGTCCGAAGAAAAGCAGCTGATCGTACCCCTGACAGGCGTAAACCGATGGGATGATGTTGCGCTCGGCAAGGTATTTTTTCTGAAACTCCTCAGCCGCCGGGCGATCGGGATCAATAAACTCGGGATAAATCAGGTACGTCTCCCGCCGGGAAAACACCGAGCTGGAGCTTTTGTAAAAGTCAAAGGCCGAGGCTGTAGCCAACAGGGGGCTGCTTACTTTCCGCCGACTCAAAGCGTCCGACAAATTGGGCCCGTCTTCGTCGTTGCTGCTCACAAAAAACACATGCCCCGGCTTGTTCACGTCCGAAACAGTCATACCAGCCGCCATGGCGACTCCGTTGCCCGTTAGTTTTCGAAACTCCATCACCTGATACCCCGCTTTTTTGGCATCGGCCTGATAGGTAGCGGCTAAAGTTGAGTCACGTCGGGAGGCCCCGTAATAGATGGCCACTTTTTTAGGTACCCCCAGCGACTTGACAAATGCCAGCGCCTGCTCAGCCTGCTGATTCAGCGATGCCTGTGCCAGAAAAGCCGATGGCTGATTAGTCACCAGATCGCTGCTGGTTGCAATCGGGTTGACCAGCACAAGCCCGTTCTGATTCGTGAAATCGCGAACCAGCCGATTGGGTTCGGCGTAGAGGGGACCAAACACCAGATCGGTCTGGGCAAAGGTGGGGTTATTGAGCAACTCAAGGGTTTTATCCTCGCTATTGTCAATATCGTAAGCAAACAGATTCACCGTTACCCCTTCCGACTGTAGCTTGGCTTTTGCCATTTTCATCCCGTCGTACAGATCGTACACGTACTGATTGGCCCGCAACCGTTTTTCGGCATCAAATCCATCCACCCGAAACGGAAACAGAACGGCCACGTTGTAGTAGCCTTTTGCTTTTCCCGTGCGGGTAGGCGTGGTTCTGACGGGCGCAGCCGGCCCGGCCGATTGCCCCGGTGTGGGCGCGGGAACGCCAAACCGATTCGAGAGCCGGTCCGACAATTCAAGGTCGTTTTTGTCGGTCGATTTTTGCTGGATTAGTTCAACCAGTGCCAGGCCCAGATTCCGGTTGTCGGGGTACTGTCGTTGAAGCACTTTGAGCCGGTTCAGGTCGGTAATCTGGCTGTAGAAATACCGTTCCAGCTGGTCGACGTCGGTACGTAACTCGGGCGTGTTGGCTCGCCGAACCGTCTGAATGGCTTCGTCGAGTTTACCGGTTTCAAACAGGGCAGCTGCCAGCAGATAGTTGGCATCTTCTTTCTTACGCCAGTCGGGAAATTTATCGAGCAATTGCCGGATCGTGAGAACCGTAGCGCCAAAATTCCGCTGCCGAAACGAGGCAATAGCGTGGTGATAGTACGCAAATGGCGACAGGGCCGTGCCACGCTGCATAATGGGCTGCAGCTCGGTTTTGGCTTTTTCATACTCGCCCAGCTGCACCATTTTCACGGCCGCCCGGTACCGGCGTTCAGCCTCCGGGTTCAGCTGCGCCCACAGGTCGGCCTGGATTAACAACAAAGCCAGTATCAGGGGTAATACCCGGCTTTTTCTCCTTCTAACATCCTTCATTGTTTTTATAACCAGTACGTTACTTATGGGTTTTGTTTCAACAAAGAACTTATCTCCTGAACAAATAAAAGCAACGCCAGCCAATGGCGTTGCTTTTATTTTAGAGTACGGGGACTCGACGTAGGTTTTTTGGACCTGCCAACGCGCCAGCTTATTTTTTCTTACCGCGTTTCTCCAGATTCCGCTGGGCTTCTTCGGCCTGCTTGCGGGCTTCTTCAGCAGCCGCCAGCTGCTTCTGGATGTACGACTGGAATTTCGACTTCTTGCCTTCGCCCGACGCAAATTTCTTCTTGTTCTCGTCGAGCACCAGCCGGATTTTGTCTTCATCAACAAACCGCCGAATCAGCTGCTGCTGGGCAATGGTCACTACGTTCGATACAAAATAGTACCAGGTCAGACCCGCCGGGAAGGAGTTCAGCACGAACATAAACATCACCGGGAAAATGTAGCTCAGCGCCTTCATGTTTACAGGGCCGGGCTGCTGCGGGGTCGTCTGGTTGTTGTAGTACGCGTAGGCAATCGACGAGATGGTCATCAACACCGTAAACAAGCTCAGGTGGTTGCCAAGGAACGGAATCGCCAACGGGAACTGCAAGAACGCATCGTAGGTCGAGAGGTCGGGGGCCCACAGGAACGACTTACCCCGTAGCTCAATCAGGTTCGGGAACAACTGAAACAAGGCCAGCAGAATAGGCATGGTAGCCAGCACCGGTACACAGCCGCTAAGCGGGCTTACCCCTACCTGCTGGTACAGCTTCATTTGCTCCTGCTGCTGCTTGGCCATATCGTCGCCTACTTTCTCCCGGATCTCAGCCAATTCGGGGGCCAGCACGCGCATTTTGGCCATGCTCACGTACGACTTGTAGGTCAGGGGGGTAAGCAGCAATTTTACAAACACCACCAGCAACACAATCAGAATACCGTAGTTGCTGATGAACTTCTCGAGCAGGTTGAATACCGGCACAAAGAAGTACTTGTTGATAGGCTTCAGAATAGAGTAGCCGAGGTACACGTTACGGTCAAACTCGGGCGCGATTCCTTCTTTAATTACCTGAAAATCGTTGGGGCCATAATAGAACCGGTACTGTCCTTTGCCACTTTTCAGATCCGCCATCGGCAGCGATACATCAGCTACGGCCGTTTTCACGGTCAGGCTATCGGCCGGGTCTACGAGCGTGCGGAAGTTAGCTTTATTGAGCGGAGCATTTTTCGTGATGAAACTCGCCAGGAAATACTTGTGCTTGATCGAGAACCACTTCACGGGCTCCTCTACCGTCACCTCGTCGCTGCTTTCGGTCTCGGCCAGGTGATCAAACTCTTCGCCCGCCGTCAGGTAATTGACCGTAGCGGCCAGGCGGTTGTTTTTGAGATCGTTTTCAAACTGCTCCATCCGGTCCTGCCAGAAGAAGCGTACATCGCCGTTGCCTACATTGGTGAGGCCGTTCAGGCGCAGGTCGTAATCAATAGTGAAACCTTCGGCGGGCAGGCTATACACCTGCTCCACGGCTTGCCCCGGTGCTACCTCGGCCCGGAACGCCACCTGCGTTGCCCCACCCGTTACGGAACCACTCTGAGCCCCGGTCTGGTAGTACAGTTTGTGCAGATCGACTTTGCCCCGACTGGTGGGTAGTTCGAGTACGGTCTGGTTCCGGCGGCTGTCGATCAGGAGGAGCGGCTTACCATCGAACGTCTTGTAATTTTTCAGGAGAACCTCTTTTACTCGGCCCCCAAGGGTACTGAAGGTAACTTTAACATCTTTGTTTTCGAGAACAATATCGCGTTCCTGACCGGTGCTGACACCTGCAAAATCGCCGTAGAGGGCGCGGGCAGCGGCCGAGTCGAGGGTTTGGGGACGGTCCGACGTTGCCGATGAAGCAGAAGGCTTGGTTACTTTCGTTGTTTGAGCGGGCTGTTCGGTCTGCTCTGGTTTTGGCACCAGAAACTGATACCCGACCAACATTGCCAGAATCAGCAGAATACCAATAAGTTGATTACGATCCATTTGGAGAGTTTGTAGTCTATAGTTTTTAGTTTCTGGTTTAGCGTTCACGGTTTTTGAAGCCGCGATTTTCTATGAACCATAAACCATGGACCATAAACCAAATTTTTTGCGCAAAATTACGCCTTTCGGGCGGGGTGTCCAAACCGTCTGTCCATCAAAGCGGCCCACCAGCCCTTGTAAAAACCTGCGCCGGTGTCGGTTTGCCACCTGGGGGGTTGGGTTGGGGCATTTTGGTCATCCTAACTTCGGAAGGTTTCGCATCGAAAC
It includes:
- a CDS encoding ABC transporter substrate-binding protein; amino-acid sequence: MLLIQADLWAQLNPEAERRYRAAVKMVQLGEYEKAKTELQPIMQRGTALSPFAYYHHAIASFRQRNFGATVLTIRQLLDKFPDWRKKEDANYLLAAALFETGKLDEAIQTVRRANTPELRTDVDQLERYFYSQITDLNRLKVLQRQYPDNRNLGLALVELIQQKSTDKNDLELSDRLSNRFGVPAPTPGQSAGPAAPVRTTPTRTGKAKGYYNVAVLFPFRVDGFDAEKRLRANQYVYDLYDGMKMAKAKLQSEGVTVNLFAYDIDNSEDKTLELLNNPTFAQTDLVFGPLYAEPNRLVRDFTNQNGLVLVNPIATSSDLVTNQPSAFLAQASLNQQAEQALAFVKSLGVPKKVAIYYGASRRDSTLAATYQADAKKAGYQVMEFRKLTGNGVAMAAGMTVSDVNKPGHVFFVSSNDEDGPNLSDALSRRKVSSPLLATASAFDFYKSSSSVFSRRETYLIYPEFIDPDRPAAEEFQKKYLAERNIIPSVYACQGYDQLLFFGRQIARRGLPLKNWATLRTESGEDYVMSGFDYTRNNENQIVPIVKYVGGRFTKIN
- the yidC gene encoding membrane protein insertase YidC yields the protein MDRNQLIGILLILAMLVGYQFLVPKPEQTEQPAQTTKVTKPSASSATSDRPQTLDSAAARALYGDFAGVSTGQERDIVLENKDVKVTFSTLGGRVKEVLLKNYKTFDGKPLLLIDSRRNQTVLELPTSRGKVDLHKLYYQTGAQSGSVTGGATQVAFRAEVAPGQAVEQVYSLPAEGFTIDYDLRLNGLTNVGNGDVRFFWQDRMEQFENDLKNNRLAATVNYLTAGEEFDHLAETESSDEVTVEEPVKWFSIKHKYFLASFITKNAPLNKANFRTLVDPADSLTVKTAVADVSLPMADLKSGKGQYRFYYGPNDFQVIKEGIAPEFDRNVYLGYSILKPINKYFFVPVFNLLEKFISNYGILIVLLVVFVKLLLTPLTYKSYVSMAKMRVLAPELAEIREKVGDDMAKQQQEQMKLYQQVGVSPLSGCVPVLATMPILLALFQLFPNLIELRGKSFLWAPDLSTYDAFLQFPLAIPFLGNHLSLFTVLMTISSIAYAYYNNQTTPQQPGPVNMKALSYIFPVMFMFVLNSFPAGLTWYYFVSNVVTIAQQQLIRRFVDEDKIRLVLDENKKKFASGEGKKSKFQSYIQKQLAAAEEARKQAEEAQRNLEKRGKKK